The DNA segment GCGGAGGCGAATCGAGGAGCCGATCGCGACGCCGACGGCGCACCCGGCGATGATGACGAGCGGAGCGGCGAGCGCCGTCGCGACCCACACGGGGTCGATGAGGATGCCCATGCCCTCGAGCACGGCACCCCATCCGCCGTCGGATCCGCCGGGGAAGCCCAGGAGCCGCCACAACGGTTCGGGCACCGCGCTCGGCACCGGCGCACCCGCGTCGGCGAGGAGGGCGAGCGGCGTGCCGCGAGAGAGCTGGGCGAGGACGAGCGGCGCCGCGAGCACCGCCGCCGGGAGCGGCAGGAGCACGTAGCGGATCGACGCACGGCCGCCCGCGACGATCGCGAGGATCCAGCCGACCGCGAGGGCGGGCGCGAGCGACGGCGCCGAGGCGACGACCGACGCGAGGAGCAGCGACGCCGTCGCGGCGGCGGCCCAGCTCGAGGCTGCGCCGATCGACGCGTAGACGAGCCATCCGAGGAGGATGTGGGTGAGCACGGCGCCCGGCCGGCCGTCGGCGAGGGCGACGACGAACGGCGGGGCGAACGCCCACGCGACCGCGGCGAGCGCGCGGAGCGACCCGCGCTCGGTCAAGCGGGATGCCGCGAACCACGCCCCGAGGGCGGCCGCGGGAACCGCGACGAGCCAGAGGGCCGCGACCGCGACCGACGGAGCCCAGAACGCGAACGAACCGAGCACGGCGAGCACGCCCGAGAACGGGTCGGCAGCGCCGACGAAGCCGACCCCGACGTCGCGCCAGCCGTAGGCCGCGTTGCGCCAGAGCTCGCCGAACGAGCCGGAGAGCGGCTGCAGCGCACCGCCGGCGACGCCCGACGCGCCGATGAGCCAGGAGAAGAGGGCGACGGATGCCACGGCCGACCCGAGCAGCACCCAGCCGCCGCCCGTGCCGAGGAACTGCAGCTCCTCGGCACGCCCGCTCGCGCGGGCGCGGCGGGCCTCGGCCGCAGCACGGCGCCTGCGGCGGACCTCGTCGGGCTGCACGCGGAGCGGCGCGACGGCGGACCATCCGACCGTCTTCTGCCTGCGGAGCGTGCGCCTGGCCCTCGCGACCTTGCCGAACGAGAACATCGCCGCGAGCGCAGCCCCCAGCTCGCCCGCGATCGCACCGGGCGCCTTCGCGAGCAGGAGCCCGATCGATCGCACGACGGCGAGCGGGAGGAGGCTCACCCAGTGCAGCGGCACGACCGCGGCGGGCGCGTAGACGAGCCGTCGGTGGAGCTGCGCGGCCCGCGTCTGCCGACGGACCTTGCGCGCAGTGCGCCCGCCCCCGGCGGGCGGCCCGGCGACGCCCGAGTCGGCGACCTCGATGCGCGCTTCGGGCACGACGCTCACGCGGTGGCCCGCGAGTCGCGCGCGGATCGAGAAGTCGAGTGCGTCGTCGACGACCGGGAGCCCCGGGTCGAAGCCGTCGAGGTCGCGCCACACGGTGTGGCGGACGAGGAGTCCGGCGGGGTCGACGCCGAGCACGTCGCTCAGTTCGTCGTGTTGACCCTGGTCGAGTTCGTCCGACACGAGCTCGACGGCCCGACCGAACCGGGTGATCGACCGGCCGAGGCGCTCGATGCGCTCGGGGGCCGCCCACGAACGCTGCTCGGGACCCGCGATCGCGACCGATCTGGCGGTCTCGAGCGTCGCGACGAGCCTCGCGAGCGCGTCGGCGGCGGGCGCCGAATCCTCCGCGAGGAGCCACAACGCGTCCGACGTCGATCCGGGGACGTCGAGGAGGCGTTCGCCGGCCCGCACGGCTTCGCCGAACGGGACGCGCGTCTGCAGCCGCAGGACGTGCCCGGGCGCAGCGGCAGCCGCCTGCTCGGCGGCATCGGCGTCCGCGTCGTTCAGCACGACGAGCAGTTCGTCGACCGCGCGGGTCTGCGCCTGGACGGCCGCGATCGTGCGGCGGAGGCGATCGCCTCCGCGCTGGACGACCAGGAATGCGGTGACTCTGGGGAACATCGGGGCAAGCCTAGGTGCGGTGCGCCGCGCGGGAGCCGACCGGCTCGGGCGTGCCGCGAAGGTCGCCCGACATGCGACGTGCCGTGCCTCGTCGTCGAGGCACGGCACGTGCGAGGAATCGCGTCAGCGAGACATCCGGTCGGTCATCCGGCGCGCTTGCGGAGCTTGCGCCGCTCGCGCTCGGAGAGCCCGCCCCAGATGCCGAAGCGTTCGTCGTTCGCGAGCGCGTACTCGAGGCACTGGGCGCGGACTTCGCACCCGGTGCAGATCTTCTTCGCGTCGCGTGTCGAGCCGCCCTTCTCGGGGAAGAACGCCTCGGGATCGGTCTGCGCGCACAGCGCATCGCTCTGCCAGGCCAGAGGATCGGCATCGTCGACGTTCCCCCGAACGCCCGGTACGCCGAGACGCACCGGATCGACGAACCAATCTTCAGGTACGCCAGAACGATATTCAGGATTGCCCATATCGTCTCCCACCCAGTTGTACCGACCACCCGAAGGGTGTGTCGTGACAATTACATCGGTGTAATTCGGGCACGTCAAGTTGCGGACGGGAAACCCTCAATAACGACTCGAGGCTTGATTGCCGGGGCGACACGCCGTACGGGTGCCGGAGATGTGATCGGTCGCGCGCGAAGCGGACGGATTCCTCGCATTGCGAGGCCCGAGCTCGGCGCGAACCCGCGCCGACAGAGCCGTCGAGGGATGCCTCAGACGGCGGCCTTGCGGGCGGCCCACGCGCTCTCGACCATCTCGGCGAGCGTGTGGCGCATCTTCCACTCGAGGTCGCGCGCGGCGCGCTCGCCCGACGCGACGATCCGCGCGGGATCGCCCGCGCGCCGCGGCCCGATCTCGGGCGAGAACTCGATGCCCGTGACCTCGGCGACCGCGCGCATGATCTCGCCGACCGAGACGCCGTCGCCCGACCCTAGGTTGTAGACGGGGTCGAGCGCCTCGCCGGCCTCGAGCCGCTGGGCAGCGACGACATGGGCTTCGGCGAGGTCGGCGACGTGGATGTAGTCGCGCACGCACGTGCCGTCGGGCGTCGCGTAGTCGTCGCCGTTGATGCGCGGCGTGCGGCCCGCCAGGAGGGCGTCGAAGACGAGCGGGAAGAGGTTGTGCGGGCTCACGTCGAAGATGTCGGGCGCGCCCGAGCCGACGACGTTGAAGTAGCGCAGCGACGTGTGGGCGAGCGGCGCCGCCTTCGCCTGGTCGGCGATGAGCCACTCGCCGATGAGCTTCGATTCGCCGTAGGGCGACTCGGGGCGCTTGGGGGTGTCTTCGGTGACGAGGTCGACGTCGGGCGTGCCGTAGACGGCGGCGCTCGAGGAGAACACGATGCGGCCGACGCCGGCCGACTCCATGGCAGCGAGGAGCGTGGCCGTTCCCGTGACGTTCTGCTGATAGGTGTGGAGCGGCCGCTGCACCGAGACACCTGCGTACTTGTACCCGGCGAGGTGCACGACGCCCGTGACGCCGTGCTCGTCGAAGGCGTTCTCGAGCAGGGCGCCATCGAGGATCGAGCCCTCGACGAAGGGCGTGTCGTCGGAGAGGAACGACCGTCGACCCGTGGAGAGGTCGTCGACGACGACGGCCTCGATGCCCTTCGCCTGGAAGGCGCGAACGACGTGCGACCCGATGTAGCCCGCACCGCCCGTGATGACCCAGCTCATACCCGCCCTCTCCTGCGACGGAGCGCCCGCCGCCTCCCCGATCGTACCGGGGGGCGACGGGCGCTGCGGTGGTCGGGAGCAGGCCGGTCAGGCGTAGGCCGGGCGATCGAACTCGCGGAGGGCGTCGCGACGTTCGACGGGTGCGTAGCCGTCGGTGCGAACGGCGCGCACGGTCGCGGCGATGCCCCAGACGACGAGGGCCGCGACGGCGATGAGCAACAGGATGATGGTCATGGCAGAAAAGCTACGTCTTGCCAGATCCTGCCGAAAGTGGCAGGCTTGCCGCAGTTCGGCACATTCCTGCCAGCACCGAGTCCCGAGGAGCATCCCATGCTCAAGACCATCGCCTGCATCGCCCTCGACCAGATGGCGCCCTTCGAGTTCGGCGTCATCTGCGAGGTGTTCGGCGTCGACCGCCGCGAGCACGGCGGCCCCGTCTTCGATTTCCACGTCGTCGCCGCCGAGCCCGGCCGCATCACGACGAAGCTCGGCTTCGACCTCCACGTCGAAGAAGGCCTCGACTTCGCCCGCACCGCCGACCTCGTCGCGATCCCCGCCTCCCTCATCGACACCCCGCCCGACGAGCGCATCCTCCAGGTCGTCCGCGACGCCGTCGACCGCGGCGCGTGGGTGCTGAGCGTCTGCTCGGGCGCCTTCACCCTCGGCCACGCGGGCGTGCTCGACGGCCGGCGCTCGACGACGCACTGGATGTACACCGACAAGCTCGCGAGGCTCTTCCCCGAGACCGTGGTCGACCCCGACGTCCTCTTCGTGCAAGACGGCAAGGTCGTCACGGGCGCGGGCACCGCCGCGGGCATCGACGCGGCCCTCCACATCGTGCGCACCGAACTCGGTCAGACGGCGACCAACATCGTCGCGCGCCGTATGGTCGTGCCGCCCCAGCGCGACGGCGGGCAGTCGCAGTTCATCCGCACGCCCGTCGTCGAATGCCGAAGCGAGTCGTTCGCCCTCATCACCGAGTGGATGCTCGAGCACCTCGACGAAGACCTCACGGTCGACCGGCTCGCCCGCAAGGCGCTCATGTCGCCGCGCACCTTCGCTCGCAAGTTCCGCGCCGAGACCGGCACGACGCCGAACGCGTGGCTCAACCGCCAGCGCCTCCTGCGTGCGCAAGAGCTCCTCGAGGAGAGCGACCTCTCGCTCGAGGAGATCGCGCGCGAGACGGGCTTCGGCGCCGCCGCCGTCATGCGCCACCATTTCATCAAGGTGCTGCAGACGACGCCGACGGCCTACCGACGCACCTTCGGCGCCGTGCCGCCGCCCCTCGACGATCGGTTCGACGAGGCGCGCGCGCTGACCGCGGTCTGAGCGTTCCTACGCGCCCACCGACGCGATCCACGCGACGCCCGCGCCCGACACGCTGAGCGCGCCCTCGTCGGGCGTCACATACACCGCTCCCCCGCGCGGCACGCCGACCTCGCCGTGCGCGCCCTTCAGCCGGATGGCCTCGCCCTCGACGAGCACGATCGCGGGGCCCGAGAGCTCGACGCGCGAGACATCCGCCCCCGCTGCGCCGGGCTCGACGCGGAAGAGGACGAAGTCGGGCACGTCGGGCCGGAACGCGACCACGCCGGGGCCGACCGGTTCGGGCGCCAGCCGCGGCGGCTCGATCGGGGTGAAGTCGAGCACGTCGACGAGTTCGGAGACGTCGATGTGCTTGGGCGTGAGACCGCCGCGCAGCACGTTGTCGCTCGCGGCCATGAGCTCGATGCCGAGCCCCGAGAGGTAGGCGTGGATGTTGCCCGCGCGCAGATACAGCGCCTCGCCGCGGCGCAGCCGCACGCGGTTGAGGAGGAGCGAGATGACGATGCCCGGGTCGCCGGGGTACGTCTCGGCGAGGTCGGCGACGGTCGCGAACGAGAGGGCGTAGTCGGATGCCTCGGCGAGCGCGCTCTTCGACAGCCGCACGACCCGCTCGACGACCCACGCCGTCGCACCGGTGTCGCCGCCGCGTCCGTCGCGGAGGAGCCACTCGACGGTCTGCTCGAGCCCGCCCTGCCCGCCCTGCCCGTCTTCGCCCGCGAGGTGCTGCTCGAGGAGGTCGAGCGCACCGGGCTCGGGCTGCTCGTCGGCCGCGTCGGCCGCGCGGAGCGTCGCGACGACGCCCGCGATCTCGGCGAGCGGGCGGAACCCCGAGAGCGCGTCGAACTCGTCGCTCACGGCGACGATGAGCTCGGGCTTGTGGTAGCGGTCCTTGTAATTGCGGTCGTAGGCGTCGAGCGCCTTGCCGTCGCCGTCTTCGCGCTCGTAGCCGGCTCGCGCCTGCTCGGGCGTCGGGTGCGCCTGGAGCGACAGCGGGCCGCCCGCGGCGAGGATCTTGAGGAGGAACGGCAGGCGCGCCTCGGCCGCGAGATCGGCTCCGAGCGCCCCCTCGGGGTCGGCGGCGAGCCACTCGGCGAGGTCGCGCGCGCCGCCGACCGCGGACGGATCGACGATCTGCGACGGCGATCCGGCGTGCGCGCCGAGCCAGACCTCGGCCTCGGGGCCGCCGGAGGGAGACGTCCCGAGGAAGCCCGCGATGAGGTCGGTGGCACCCCAGGCGTAGTCGCGAGGGGTGTTGCGGATCGGCACAAACATCTGCGGGGGTCCTTTCGGGCGTTTGTCACAAGGTACCAACCGCTTGGTCGGCTGTCGCACGACGGTCCTAGGCTCGGAGCGATCCGCCGACGCAAAGGAGCATCCATGTCCTTCGAACCGCTCGTGAGCGATTTCTACTCCTACGAGGCGGAGCTCCTCTCCGATCAGGAGCGCGAGGCGATCGCGAAGCTGCGCGCCTGGCTCGAGGCCGACGTGAAGCCCATCATCGGCGGCTACTGGGAGCGCGCCGAGTTCCCGACCCAGGTCATGAAGCCGCTCGCCGACCTCGACGTCATCCGCTTCGCGTGGGACGAGACGAAGCCGTTCGAGAACTCGTCCGTCTTCCGCGGCTTCGTCGCGCTCGAGCTCTCACGGGTGGATGCCTCGGTGTCGACCTTCGTGGGTGTGCAGAACGGCCTCGCAGCAGGCTCGATCTCGGTCGCGGGTTCGCAGGAGCAGAAAGACGAATGGCTCCCGAAGCTCGCCTCGTGCGAGGTCATCGGCGCGTTCGGCCTCACCGAGCCGCTGTCGGGCTCCGACTCGGCGCGCGGCCTCCGCACGACCGCGCGTCGCGAGGGCGACGAGTGGGTGCTGAACGGCCAGAAGCGCTGGATCGGCAACGCCACCTTCTCCGACATCACGATCATCTGGGCGAAAGACGAGGCCGACGGCCAGGTCAAGGGCTTCATCGTCCCGACCTCGACCCCCGGCTACCAGGCGACGAAGATCGAGGGCAAGATCAGCCTCCGGCCCGTGCAGAACGCCGACATCACGCTCACCGACGTGCGCGTGCCCGAGTCGCTCCGCCTCCAGAACGCGAATTCCTTCCGCGACACCGCGGCCGTCCTCCGCGCGACCCGCGCCGAGGTCGCGTGGTCGGCAGTCGGCACGGCCATCGGCGCCTACGAGAACGCCCTCGCGTACACGAAGGAGCGCGAGCAGTTCGGGCAGCCGATCGCCTCGCACCAGCTCATCCAGGAGCATCTCGTCAACTCGCTCGGCAATATCACGGCGTCGCTCGCGATGGTCGTGCGTGCGTCGCAGCTGCAAGACGCGGGCAAGCTCCGCGATGAGCACTCGGCCCTCGCGAAGGCGTACGCGACGTCGCGCATGCGCGAGACCGTCGCATGGGCGCGCGAGGCGTGCGGCGGCAACGGCATCGTGCTCGACCACCACGTCGCGCGCTTCTTCGCCGACGCCGAGGCGCTCTATTCCTACGAGGGCACGCGCGAGATGAACACGCTCATCGTGGGCCGCGCGATCACGGGCGAGGCCGCGTTCGTCTGAGCGCGACCCGCACGACCCGCCGGGGCCGCGCAGCCGCGATAGCCTTGACCCCATGACTCCGGCCCGCCGCTCCGCGATCATCGGCGCGTATGCGACGTTCGCCATGTTCACCCTCCTCGCGGGGCAGTTCTGGCGCAACCTCATCGGCTGGTGGGGGTTCGGCGTCGTCGCGGTACTCGTCCTCGTGGGCGCCGTCTGGCTCGTCGTCGCCGAGCGCCCGACGTGGAACTGGCGCCGCGTTCCGAAGTCGACGTTCTTCTTCGTCGGCATCGCGACGCTCTCGATCGCGTGGTCGTTCTACCCCGGGGCATCCGCGCTGGGCGTCGCCATCACGCTCGTGAGCGTGTTCGTCGCGGTCGTGCTCGCCATCAGCATCCCATGGAGCCGGCTCGTCGCCTCGCTCGCGGCCGCGCTCAAGTGGGTCCTCGGCCTCTCCCTCGCGTTCGAGCTCTGGGTCGCAGTGTTCGTGCGGCAGCCCCTCCTGCCGAACTTCCCGCCCTTCGAGGTGACGGGCGAGAAACTGCCGTTGGCCTTCTACTGGTCGCGTTCGCTGCTGCTCCGCGGCGGCCCCATCGAGGGCATCGTCGCGAACCGGAACCTCCTCGCGATGGCGGCACTGCTCGCCGTCATCGTGTTCGGCTGCCTCCTCGCGGCGAAGAGCATCAGCCGCGTGTCGGGAATCGGATGGCTCGTGGTCGCGGGCCTCACGCTCGCGCTCACCCGCTCGGCCACGGTCGTCCTCGTCGGCGTCCTCGTGCTCATCGCCCTCGGGTTCGCGTTCTGGACCCGCCGGGTCGGGCCGAACGGCCGACGACCCGTGTACCTCGCGGCAGGCGCCGCGCTCGTGGCATCCATCGCGCTCCTCTTCGCCGGATGGAACCTGCTGCTCCAGTTCTTCGGCAAGAGCGAAGACGTCACGGGCCGCTTCGACATCTGGAACGCCGTGATCGGCCTCGCCTCCGAACGACCGCTGGCGGGTTGGGGCTGGGTCGGCTACTGGAACCCCTGGGTCGAACCGTTCGACGACCTCGCGGTGCGCAAGGGCGTCACGTACCTGCAGGCGCACAACGCGTGGCTCGACGTATGGCTGCAGATCGGCGTCATCGGGCTCCTCGCCTTCGCGGCCGTCGTCATCGGCGCCCTCTGGCGGTCGTGGTTCCTCGCCGTCGACCGGCCGATGGACGAATCCGGCCGCCCGCTGCCGTTCTCCTCCGCCTCGCTCGTGCCGCTCCTGCTCATGGTCGCGCTCATCGGGCAGAGCCTCGCCGAGAGCCGCATCCTGGTCGAGAGCGGGCTCGTGCTCCTCATCGCGATCGCGTGGGGCACGAAGCGACGGCAATGGGCGCCCGAACCGTTGCCCGCACCCGTCCGGCGTGCCCGCTTCGGAACCGAGCTGCCGACGCACGCGCACGCCGACCCGCCGACGGTGCCATGACCGCAGACGGCGCGGCGGCCCGCCTGTGGCGGTCGTTCCGCGAGACCGCCGGCTCGGCCCGCTTCGCGCAGGCCCTCACGCTCATCGCGATCGGCCTCGCGTTCTCCGTCCACGCCGCGACGGCCCTCGCCGGCGCACCGGGCGTCGCCGCGGCGCTCGTCGTCCTCATCGGGCTCGCGGCGGTCTCGCTCATCGCACGGTGGCGGTTCGTGGAGTGGTACGGCATCCTCCCCATCACGATCCTCGTCTTCGTCGCCTGGTGCGCGGTCTCCGTGGTGTGGAGTTCGACGACGCGGTACAGCCTCGTCGGGGTCCTCTCGCTCGTCGCGTTCGGGTTCCTCG comes from the Agromyces protaetiae genome and includes:
- the manA gene encoding mannose-6-phosphate isomerase, class I, producing MFVPIRNTPRDYAWGATDLIAGFLGTSPSGGPEAEVWLGAHAGSPSQIVDPSAVGGARDLAEWLAADPEGALGADLAAEARLPFLLKILAAGGPLSLQAHPTPEQARAGYEREDGDGKALDAYDRNYKDRYHKPELIVAVSDEFDALSGFRPLAEIAGVVATLRAADAADEQPEPGALDLLEQHLAGEDGQGGQGGLEQTVEWLLRDGRGGDTGATAWVVERVVRLSKSALAEASDYALSFATVADLAETYPGDPGIVISLLLNRVRLRRGEALYLRAGNIHAYLSGLGIELMAASDNVLRGGLTPKHIDVSELVDVLDFTPIEPPRLAPEPVGPGVVAFRPDVPDFVLFRVEPGAAGADVSRVELSGPAIVLVEGEAIRLKGAHGEVGVPRGGAVYVTPDEGALSVSGAGVAWIASVGA
- a CDS encoding O-antigen ligase family protein, encoding MTPARRSAIIGAYATFAMFTLLAGQFWRNLIGWWGFGVVAVLVLVGAVWLVVAERPTWNWRRVPKSTFFFVGIATLSIAWSFYPGASALGVAITLVSVFVAVVLAISIPWSRLVASLAAALKWVLGLSLAFELWVAVFVRQPLLPNFPPFEVTGEKLPLAFYWSRSLLLRGGPIEGIVANRNLLAMAALLAVIVFGCLLAAKSISRVSGIGWLVVAGLTLALTRSATVVLVGVLVLIALGFAFWTRRVGPNGRRPVYLAAGAALVASIALLFAGWNLLLQFFGKSEDVTGRFDIWNAVIGLASERPLAGWGWVGYWNPWVEPFDDLAVRKGVTYLQAHNAWLDVWLQIGVIGLLAFAAVVIGALWRSWFLAVDRPMDESGRPLPFSSASLVPLLLMVALIGQSLAESRILVESGLVLLIAIAWGTKRRQWAPEPLPAPVRRARFGTELPTHAHADPPTVP
- a CDS encoding glycosyltransferase family 2 protein; translation: MFPRVTAFLVVQRGGDRLRRTIAAVQAQTRAVDELLVVLNDADADAAEQAAAAAPGHVLRLQTRVPFGEAVRAGERLLDVPGSTSDALWLLAEDSAPAADALARLVATLETARSVAIAGPEQRSWAAPERIERLGRSITRFGRAVELVSDELDQGQHDELSDVLGVDPAGLLVRHTVWRDLDGFDPGLPVVDDALDFSIRARLAGHRVSVVPEARIEVADSGVAGPPAGGGRTARKVRRQTRAAQLHRRLVYAPAAVVPLHWVSLLPLAVVRSIGLLLAKAPGAIAGELGAALAAMFSFGKVARARRTLRRQKTVGWSAVAPLRVQPDEVRRRRRAAAEARRARASGRAEELQFLGTGGGWVLLGSAVASVALFSWLIGASGVAGGALQPLSGSFGELWRNAAYGWRDVGVGFVGAADPFSGVLAVLGSFAFWAPSVAVAALWLVAVPAAALGAWFAASRLTERGSLRALAAVAWAFAPPFVVALADGRPGAVLTHILLGWLVYASIGAASSWAAAATASLLLASVVASAPSLAPALAVGWILAIVAGGRASIRYVLLPLPAAVLAAPLVLAQLSRGTPLALLADAGAPVPSAVPEPLWRLLGFPGGSDGGWGAVLEGMGILIDPVWVATALAAPLVIIAGCAVGVAIGSSIRLRGALLALAAVAAGVATATGAARLSLATVGADQIAVWTGAGQSLAVLGVVIAAVIALDGLRRGAPWLAALAAVAAVGLVVPSLVALATGSVAVHRADARTLPAFVTAEAANDPRVATLRLEPLAGGGLRAWLEHGAGTTLDDQSTLASTRTEPTADEQELAELAGNLASRSGFDPEAAIDRFGTSFVLLGAPADGAADDRAALATEERARIALDGTAALVPVGDTAFGVLWRFADAPSPAPAAAIPPNAGGGVGVLWTVVQVVVVLAALLLSIPTGVGRETDRRPVRTREPKAKAKTAKAKTAKSAEPATASELPDAPAEPSADGESETSATEPSATETSDTETSEPAQPASAGADRGGDDAR
- a CDS encoding acyl-CoA dehydrogenase family protein, whose translation is MSFEPLVSDFYSYEAELLSDQEREAIAKLRAWLEADVKPIIGGYWERAEFPTQVMKPLADLDVIRFAWDETKPFENSSVFRGFVALELSRVDASVSTFVGVQNGLAAGSISVAGSQEQKDEWLPKLASCEVIGAFGLTEPLSGSDSARGLRTTARREGDEWVLNGQKRWIGNATFSDITIIWAKDEADGQVKGFIVPTSTPGYQATKIEGKISLRPVQNADITLTDVRVPESLRLQNANSFRDTAAVLRATRAEVAWSAVGTAIGAYENALAYTKEREQFGQPIASHQLIQEHLVNSLGNITASLAMVVRASQLQDAGKLRDEHSALAKAYATSRMRETVAWAREACGGNGIVLDHHVARFFADAEALYSYEGTREMNTLIVGRAITGEAAFV
- a CDS encoding GlxA family transcriptional regulator — translated: MLKTIACIALDQMAPFEFGVICEVFGVDRREHGGPVFDFHVVAAEPGRITTKLGFDLHVEEGLDFARTADLVAIPASLIDTPPDERILQVVRDAVDRGAWVLSVCSGAFTLGHAGVLDGRRSTTHWMYTDKLARLFPETVVDPDVLFVQDGKVVTGAGTAAGIDAALHIVRTELGQTATNIVARRMVVPPQRDGGQSQFIRTPVVECRSESFALITEWMLEHLDEDLTVDRLARKALMSPRTFARKFRAETGTTPNAWLNRQRLLRAQELLEESDLSLEEIARETGFGAAAVMRHHFIKVLQTTPTAYRRTFGAVPPPLDDRFDEARALTAV
- a CDS encoding WhiB family transcriptional regulator produces the protein MGNPEYRSGVPEDWFVDPVRLGVPGVRGNVDDADPLAWQSDALCAQTDPEAFFPEKGGSTRDAKKICTGCEVRAQCLEYALANDERFGIWGGLSERERRKLRKRAG
- the galE gene encoding UDP-glucose 4-epimerase GalE, translating into MSWVITGGAGYIGSHVVRAFQAKGIEAVVVDDLSTGRRSFLSDDTPFVEGSILDGALLENAFDEHGVTGVVHLAGYKYAGVSVQRPLHTYQQNVTGTATLLAAMESAGVGRIVFSSSAAVYGTPDVDLVTEDTPKRPESPYGESKLIGEWLIADQAKAAPLAHTSLRYFNVVGSGAPDIFDVSPHNLFPLVFDALLAGRTPRINGDDYATPDGTCVRDYIHVADLAEAHVVAAQRLEAGEALDPVYNLGSGDGVSVGEIMRAVAEVTGIEFSPEIGPRRAGDPARIVASGERAARDLEWKMRHTLAEMVESAWAARKAAV